The window AGCTGTCTGCAAAAATTACTTGATAGATATGCATTCATGACAAAACGGCGGCCGGCATTGTTGCAGATAAGGGAGGCCAACTACACCAGGCTCTGCAGCGAGAAGACCATCCTCACCGTCAATGGCGAGTTCCCCGGCCCCACCATCTTCGCGCGCAAGGGCGACGTCGTCCTCGTAAACGTCCACAACCAAGGCCACCAAAACGTCACCATCCACTGGTAGTTTTTCCAGTCTCCTCAGAACTGGACTTGTTTGTTTCACGCCAAGACGCCATTGGCATGAAGCTCTGCTCACAACAACACTACCTAATTCTCTGTGCATTGTGTATGGCGCAGGCACGGCGTCGACCAGCCGCGGAACCCATGGTCAGACGGGCCGGCCTATATAACGCAGTGCCCCATCCAGCCCGGCAACACCTTCACCTACCGGATCATCTTCTCTGAGGAGGAGGGCACGCTGTGGTGGCACGCGCACAGCGACTTCGACCGCGCCACCGTGCACGGCGCCATCGTCATCCACCCCTGGCGCGGCGCCGCCTACCCCTTCCCGAAGCCGCACCGGGAGATTCCCATTATCCTCGGTACGCGCGCTCAAACGCCGATGCTCCTTGGGTTAAAAATTTTAACgaaatttctgtttttttttttgaaatttcgcaTATTTCAGTGGGGTGCAAAATATTTTTAACCCTGAAATTTCGAGGTAGATTCAAGCTGatttcaaaataaatttaaatTATGTTAGAATTCTCTAAAATAGAGTGAAATTTAAAATCATAAAATCCGAAATAACAGGACCGAAATTATTTTGTTTTCGAAATTAAAAACCTTCCTTCTTGAACTCCGATCGTGTGCTTGGGACCTGGGGTGAGCTTGAATGTATgaacatttttgcatgcaggggagTGGTGGAACCGCGACGTCGGGCAAATGCTCGCCGAAGCCCTCAGCAGCGGCGGCGACTTCCAGCCGTCGGACGCCAACACCATCAACGGCCAGCCCGTCGACCTGTTCCCATGCTCCAGTGACACCACCTTCAAGCTCCCCGTCGAGCACGGCAAGACCTACATGCTCCGCATCATCAACGCGGCGCTCACCAACGAGTTCTTCTTCGCCATCGCCGGGCATCGCCTCACGGTGGTCGGCACCGACGCCGCCTACACCAAGCAGTTCATAGTCGACCACGTCTTCATCGGGCCGGGCCAGACCAAGACTGTGCTGCTCAACACCGACGGTGGCCGCTCAAACCACACAAGGTACTACATGGCGGCAAGGCCGTACGCGACCAACCCGCTCGCCCGCTTCGATAACAGCACGACCACCGCCGTCCTGGAGTACATCGGTGCGCCGCAGGCCACGGCGATGTCGGGCATCCCCGTCCTGCCCGCCATCAACGACAGCACGGCGGCGGAGGCATACTCGGTGCAGCTCAAGTCCCTCGCCAGCGAGGAGCATCCGGTGGACGTGCCCCGGCACGTCGACGAGCACATGCTCATCACCATCGCGGTGAACGAGATCCCCTGCACGCCCGGCAAGCTGTGCAAGGGCCCCCGCAACAACAgcctcgccgcgagcctcaacaacgTCAGCTTCGAGATGCCCAGCACGGCCATTCTCGAAGCCTACTACAGCTCGGTGCTACTGGGCGTCGCGAAGACAAACTTCCCCTACAACCCGGCGGTGGCTTTCAACTACACCTCAGACGACCTCCCTCTAGACCTCAGGTTCACGGCGCGCGACACGAGGGTGAAGGTGCTGGAGTACGGCACCGTGGTGGAGGTGGTGTTCCAGGACACGGCCATCCTCGGCAGCGAGAGCCACCCCATGCACCTACACGGGTACAGCTTCTACGTGGTCGGGAGAGGGGCTGGTAACTTTGACAGGCACAAGGACCCGGCCACGTACAACTTGGACGACCCACCGTACCAGAACACGGTCTCCGTGCCCAAGGCTGGTTGGGCCGCAATCCGCTTCCGGGCGGCGAATCCAGGTGAGTGTTTATTAAGGCATCTCTTTCAGCATTTCTATGGCTCTTTGTGAGGGTTTTTCTAACTTCACCATTGTGTTCCTATGGTTGTTAATTTAGGTGTATGGTTCATGCATTGCCATTTTGAACGACACATGGTGTGGGGGATGGAGACCGTGTTTATTGTGAAGAACGGCAAGGCAGAAGAAGCTAAGATCATGCCACCACCTTCAAATATGCCAAAGTGCTGATGGAGTCCATTGTCTCCTATAGAACGAGACAAGAAGTTAAAATGCCACCACTGAAGAAATAGTTTACCTAATACCTTTATTCAAATTAACTAACAGTTCTCAACCCAAAGACACTTAATTAGAGAAAATGAGGCGAATCGCCCTTAGATATTTGGCCATTTGTTGGAGTGAGTGTTAATTCCCACCCACTTTGGTATGACCCGAACAATCCACACGACCGTCTGTGTTgtgtcatgtgtgtgtgtgtgtgtgaacacaTCCATCTTGTACCCTTAGAGAAATTCCAATTAACACGTGCATTGTTTGATTGAACCAACTTTTACCTCCTTATATGATCAAGTTCCAACAATTACCTTGAGATGTGTTGGATTTCCTCCACCAACTTAGACATTTTTTATTCGATTGCTTTTGAAATGCCACAACAGATGCAGAATCAAGATATTTGCCAGGATGTAGTCCTTTGTTGTAGCATTTTCGGAAACAAAATTGGGTCGACTGTCGGAACATATATGGCGTACGCCCAACTCCGTCTTGGGCTAAGAGCATctgcagccgttcggccccccacagGGCAACGAAAAAGAGCGGCATGAGGGCGAACCGGCGCTAGATTGGTCCCTGGGGTTCGGTTCGCTCCCAGTCACAGGCCCACGATCGCCACGGGTTCGGCGAAGTTCGTTTCAATTTTGTGCAAACTCGACGACTTTTGCATGAACTCGGCCATACTTCGTCGAAATTTGTATAAAAACATAAAAACATGCATGAACTACGCCCCTAATAACTTAAAAACGAACTAAAAAGCCTAGCCGTgtctacatgccgagaagcctgtagaagctggtgtagtcgccgtcgccgccgtcatcgtcgccgcgcGCCTCACCTACGGCGTCCCTGCTGCAGCCCTCGCCGGGGTCGCCGACACGTGGTGGGGCGCTTGACGGTCCAGCctcgccctcgtcgtcgctgtcgatgacGATAACGCCGCCCTCCTCGGCGTGGCGACGGGCCTGGGTCTCCAGGTACGCCCGACGCTGGCGGCGCACCTGCTCGCGGATGTAGTCCTCCTTCGCCCATTTGAGGGCGGACTCGTCGTCGGGGGCCACCATGCCggcgtgctccggcttcacggggagcaTGTCTGGCTCGGGCTTCGGCCAGACCAGGCGGAGGGAGCGCCTCATCGGTGACGTCGCAGGCTAGGGCttgttgatgacgagggcgccgctgcGAGAGCGACGCCTGAGCGGTGTCCCCTCCGGCtcgggcttgacggggcggagggccGGCGAGCCAGAGCCCAACGACGAGGACGACCCTGGCTCCATTCGCCGCGGCATCCAGGAACTACtgcggcggcgagagaaggagggtcGCGTCAGGTACTCCAGTCGCGGCACattgccggtctcgatgtggtcgaggacggcgtcgagtgtgcggccggggacgccccaccactcgcgccATCCTTCAGAGTTGAGGTGGCCGCAGGGGATGATGCCGTTGACGGAGGTGATCTGCTCCTCGCAGCGGCGCTTGAAGTACAGCGTCCACAGCGTTTCGCTGTCGGGCGCGTACCTCGGCTCGTTCTGCTGCTCCTCCGTCAGCGAGgagcggatgcgggcgatctcCGCCCGCCGTGCCGCCCCTTCGAGTACCGGCGGCACCGGGACGCCGGCGGCGCTCAGTCTCCACGCCCCCGGCACGCGCATGTCGGGTGGCGCCGGGTACTCGGCCTTGTACAGAAGGCGCGCCTCCGGCTCCTGGAGGTGTTGGCGGCCGAAGCCATTCGCCGCTGCGCCGTCGCCTGGGTATCTCTCCGCCATGGTTTCGCTCGTCGGCGGGGGAGGGGAGTGATGGGgagttcgccggcgaggagaaGGCTTTTGCGGGAGGGAGAAAGGGAGGTTGTGGCGCTCACCGGCGGGGAGTGGGCGCCTTTTATAGCCAAAGCGGGGCGGCAGGGGGGTGCAGCATGCGGTCGGACGCGTGGCAGGAGCGGGCGGGACGCGCGTCGGTGGtggcttcactgcgccgcccgtgaggcatcaatggaggctgaccagcGCGGCAGCACGGCAGCCTCCGCATTGATTCCCGcgagaaccgaggcgatgaggtcgACGAAACGGCCGTCTCGCTGACTTGGCGGGCTcgcggctgtttcgcgccaaaacactcgccccggcgcccccgggcaccCCCCGGCGCGTCGGgtttggcctgggtccgccggcgctgatttTGGCCCAGGCCGGTGAAAAACGGGCTTCTGGAGACGCAATTTGGCCGTTTTTTCGACGCCAACGCAAAAAATCGCCTGGGAAGGCCGTTCTGGGGcgcagctggagatgctctaacccccCTGCTCCGTCCTCGGCGGCTCGACCCATCTCCCTTTTTCAGCCTTAAAAAAAATTAAGTGTGCGACTTGACGATTCAAACTCAGAACCTCGTCGTTTAATTGAAAATATAGAAACCAACTAGCACACCTAAACTGTTGTGCCCATGTGCTTCTTCCCATCTTTATGTTGTGTCAAATGCAACGCTAAAAACTCTCAAGCCTAGCTTTTTTTCGGTTTTGTTTGTTCAGTTTTTCTTTTGTGTTTTttgttatattttctttttcttttcctttctttaatTCTTTTTTGAACAGTGAACCTTTTTTTCATATCCATCAAAGTTCTTAaaatttttgaactttttaaaGAATTCGTGAACTTTTCAAATtactgaacatttttcaaaatccataaaaaatatcttaaatttgtgaacttttttcaaatccatgaaattgtttcaaatccatgaactcttttgaatttttaaaaaatttCTAAATCCATGAtttcttttcaaaatcgatgaaattCTTAAAAATCTATGAACATTTAATCTATgatctttttcaaaattttgaatttttcTAATTAgtgaacttatttttaaatttcaAACACGTCTTTGTAGAATTCATTATGTTTTTCAAATTCATCATTGGTTTCCAAAGTTGGGTAGTTTTTCAAAATTCCTAAAttttttctcaaattcacaaaaaaaatagttgtgcaaacttatttcttttttttttgtgaTCATTTGTGAGTTCAAACATTTCTGCGGAACCTGCAAACTTTTTCAAATTCTGTGAATTTTGTCCAATTAGTGTTTTTTTTAAATATGTGTCTTCTTTCAAAATCAGGACCTTTTGTCAAATTTGGAAAGCTCTTTTCATATCTATGTTTCTAAAATTCAATGGTCAAATGGTTATTGAGCGAAACAACCTATTGAAGGAAACCATGTTTACCCCtccaaaaaagaagaaggaaaccgTGTTTTTTAGGCAACAAGGAAACAATTATGTAACCAGAAACAAATAAAACTCTAGGAAATGCACGTTGTTTCTCGACATCCGCCAAATGACCCCAATTTTTTTATTGGTTtggatgaccaattcaaggcaccatgccaagttgttttagGTTTATATAAATTTTGCATTTTTCGGAGTTTCTTGGTCAAAAAGTGTGATAAATGGCCGGACGTGTCGCAACCTGGATACGGTGTCAGAAATCGTTCAAACATAGCAtagatgcctaccatgggcattcCCACCTTCTtgcaaaagttgaggtcatttcAAAAGTGTCAAAAATAGCCCGTGTTCAATGGAGGGTGACCGTGGTTCAAAAAGTCAACGTGCTCATAGAAGGATGTCTGAGAGCATGTTGTTTCTCAGCATCCTTGAAATGACCTCAATTCTTCTCA is drawn from Triticum dicoccoides isolate Atlit2015 ecotype Zavitan chromosome 6B, WEW_v2.0, whole genome shotgun sequence and contains these coding sequences:
- the LOC119321867 gene encoding laccase-21-like → MAISKIHSVWLLCVALAFDVAASAVPPHGSGRVRRHYDFYIREANYTRLCSEKTILTVNGEFPGPTIFARKGDVVLVNVHNQGHQNVTIHWHGVDQPRNPWSDGPAYITQCPIQPGNTFTYRIIFSEEEGTLWWHAHSDFDRATVHGAIVIHPWRGAAYPFPKPHREIPIILGEWWNRDVGQMLAEALSSGGDFQPSDANTINGQPVDLFPCSSDTTFKLPVEHGKTYMLRIINAALTNEFFFAIAGHRLTVVGTDAAYTKQFIVDHVFIGPGQTKTVLLNTDGGRSNHTRYYMAARPYATNPLARFDNSTTTAVLEYIGAPQATAMSGIPVLPAINDSTAAEAYSVQLKSLASEEHPVDVPRHVDEHMLITIAVNEIPCTPGKLCKGPRNNSLAASLNNVSFEMPSTAILEAYYSSVLLGVAKTNFPYNPAVAFNYTSDDLPLDLRFTARDTRVKVLEYGTVVEVVFQDTAILGSESHPMHLHGYSFYVVGRGAGNFDRHKDPATYNLDDPPYQNTVSVPKAGWAAIRFRAANPGVWFMHCHFERHMVWGMETVFIVKNGKAEEAKIMPPPSNMPKC